A segment of the Leptolyngbya sp. NIES-3755 genome:
TCGCAGAAACCCCAACCAAGATTACACTCGCTTGATCATTGCACAGTTGCTATACCTGCAATTTGATGATCCCGAAAAGCCGATCTTTTTCTATATCAATTCCACCGGAACTTCTTGGGAAGGGGAAACGATCGGGTTTGAAACTGAAGCGTTTGCTGTATGCGATACGCTGAGTTACATTAAGCCTCCAGTCCATACGATTTGTATCGGCCAAGCTGTAGGAACAGCAGCGATGATTCTCTCGGCAGGAACAAAAGGTTTCCGGGCGAGTTTGCCTCACGCCACGATCGTATTAAATCAGCCGAAATCCGGGACACGCGGACAGGCGACGGATATCCAAATCCGAGCAAAAGAGGTTCTAGAAAACCGTGCGGCGATTCTCGACATTCTTTCTAAAAACACTG
Coding sequences within it:
- a CDS encoding ATP-dependent Clp protease-like protein (similar to AA sequence:cyanobase_aa:LBDG_17550) encodes the protein MESPIKAVQSSNYYGDASYRTPPPDLASLMLKERIVYLGGPLHSIDEYRRNPNQDYTRLIIAQLLYLQFDDPEKPIFFYINSTGTSWEGETIGFETEAFAVCDTLSYIKPPVHTICIGQAVGTAAMILSAGTKGFRASLPHATIVLNQPKSGTRGQATDIQIRAKEVLENRAAILDILSKNTGQTIEKIVKDTDRTFYMTPQEAKEYGLIDRVLESTKQLPKPVAALT